TCGCGTGCAGGCCCAAGGCCACTGAGGGGAGAATGAGGTGTTCCAGACTCTTGCCTAAGTTCTCCGAAGGACTGACGTATCCGCCTGCAGGTAATAGTCCAAGCGTGAGTGCAAAGAACGAGATTAGAAGAAGTCCGAGCCAGAAGTTGGGGATCGCAATCCCAGAGGTCGCTATCACGCGGACGACAGAGTCAACTGCGGTCCGTGCTTTAGTGGCGGCCAGAATCCCAAGAGGAATTCCTGCGAGTACGCCAATAAGGAGACCACCGGCGACTATCAACGCGGTCCTTGGAACGGTGCGGACGATGGTGGCCCAGATACTCTCATTAGTGATAACTGAGTTGCCTAGGTCACCGTGGATGACCCCCCAAATCCAGTGCCCGTACTGTTGATAAAGAGGGTCGTTAAGACCGAGTTGTTGACGTACCTCTTCCACTCGTGCAATAGACGCTTGCTCGCCGGCGATAGCCTGAGCCGGGTCTCCAGGGATCAGTTGCATCAGTAGAAAGATGACGATTGATGCGAACAATAGTGTGGCAACGAGTTGGACTACTCGGCGACCAAGTACGGCTAACATCCGCTGGTTAACTCCTGGGAACTCGGGGCGCGGCTATCGCGACGCCGAACGCTACGATGAGAGCCACATCTGGCTGAGTTTAGGTTTGCCATAGAGATTGGGCACGTATCCACCTACTTTCGCGGACTTCGCCGCTATCTGTGGCACGTAGACCGTCGTGAGGTCAAGCGCGTTGTCTCGACCGATGGTCGCCAGATCCAAGAACGCCTTTTTCCGGTCCGCAATTTTTGAAGAACTGAGGGTCTTCGCGAACGCTGCTTGGAGCTCGGGTGGCTCCTCATAAGTAGTCACGTAGGCAGAGGCGGATAGATAGTGTGCGGCGTAAGTCTGGTAGGGATCGGGACGTCCGCTCCAGCCACTGAAGAATGCCTCACCGATATCTTTCTCGCGGAACATCTCATTTGCTTGGGTGTGGTCGACCACCGTGACCTTCATGTCAATGCCAGCCTCAGCGACCTGACTCTGCATAGCTACCGCAATTTGCTGAGGCACCCCGGTCGATACGATCCCTTCGATCGACAGCCCACTGGAGTAGCCGGCTTCCTTGAGGAGCGATTTGGCCTTCTTCACGTTATGTTTGAACGTAGGCGTGATCGACTTGGGAAAGGCCCAATGCTCGGGTGGCACCTCGGCGTAAGAGGCCGAGCCGAGTCCTTGGAGCACGGCGGCGTTGATCCCGTCCCGGTCGATCGCGTAGTTCATCGCCTTGCGCAGCCTTACGTCGCTAAACGGTTCACGACCCATGCGTAATGGCGTTCTCTGGAACGCCAAGGACGGGCTTTTGATGACCTGGACTCCGTCGACGTTCTTCATTTTTTGTACATCGGGGAAGTCGACGTCAATCATAAAGTCGACCTGCCCGGATTGCATGGCATTGGCCGCGGCCTGCGGGTCCGTGATGATTGAGAATTTGATGCCGTCGAGGTGCGCTGTGTCCGGTTGCCAATAGCCGTCGAATCGCTCGACCTCCACGGTTTCACCCGAGACGGCGCTTTTGAACTTGTAGGGACCTGTACCCACGGGAGCCAACGAGAACTGCGCGCTACCTGCTGCCGCTGCTTTCGGCGAGACCATCATTCCGGCGCGGTCGCTCAGGATCAGCGGGAGAGCCGTATCGGGTTGCTTTAAATTCAGCTGCACCTGATCGTCGGCAACGACCTGTACGTTATCGATGCTGGCCAGATCGACGGCGACCGAGGACTTCGGAAGGGTGAGTGCCCTATCGAGGTTGTACTTGACCGCATCGGCATCCAGCGATACTCCATCGTGAAACTTCACGCCTTTCTGGAGCTTCAGAACAAGTGTCGTCGGCGATGTGTATTCCCACGATGAAAGTAGCCCTGGTTTGGGTTCGAGCGTCTTCGGGTCGAAATCCACCAGAGTGTCGAACATCGGATACAAGTAGACGTGGTCGTTTCCGCTGATGCCGGCATGGGGGTCTAACGTACTGAAGTTGGACAGGTGGACGACTCTGAGCGTGCCGCCCTTGACTGGTTTGCCACTTGCCGACGCGCCGGATGCATCTCCCGATGAGCCAGGGCCGCAGGCACCGAGCAGCGGGATGGAAGCCAGTGTCGCGCCGCCAATCCCAACCATGCGTAAGAATTGACGACGATCCGTTGTTGTCACGTCAAAGTATGAGTTTGTCATCGGTGCCTTCCAGTAGTTGATTGCGCACGACCGATCGCAGGCGGTTGTCGCTGTAGTGCGCGGATGTCTAGTCGCTGGTGGGTAGCAGTTTCGGCGGTTCTTTGGTGCGTTGGAGTTCTTCGGCGAAATGGCACGCGCCGTAATGTCCAGGCTGCAGTTCGCGCAAGACCGGGATTTCAACCCTGCATCGTTCCTGCGCGTGCGGACATCGGGTGTTAAATCGGCATCCGGCTGGCGGGTTCGAGGGACTCGGCATGTCACCCTGGATTAGTTTCCGTTCCAGGGGCCCAGCGCTGCCTGGCTCGGCTACCGGTTGCGCGTCCAGAAGGCCCTGCGTATAAGGATGTGCCGGAGACCGCAGTACGCCGTTGACTGGTCCGGACTCGATGATCACACCGAGGTACATGACGCACACCTGGTCGGCTACGTGCGCGACAACGCTGAGGTCGTGCGATATGAACAGATACGAGATCTTGCGTTCAGCCTGGATATCGGCCAGCAAGTTCAGGATATCCGCCTGAATTGATACA
This genomic interval from Antricoccus suffuscus contains the following:
- a CDS encoding ABC transporter permease codes for the protein MLAVLGRRVVQLVATLLFASIVIFLLMQLIPGDPAQAIAGEQASIARVEEVRQQLGLNDPLYQQYGHWIWGVIHGDLGNSVITNESIWATIVRTVPRTALIVAGGLLIGVLAGIPLGILAATKARTAVDSVVRVIATSGIAIPNFWLGLLLISFFALTLGLLPAGGYVSPSENLGKSLEHLILPSVALGLHAMSQIARQTRSAMLEALQSDSIRTLTAMGVSRRQVVWRHALKNSSIPIATTIGLDISHAVGAAVVIEAVFGIPGLGSRLVDATHLRDFPVVQGILLVAVLWIVVVNLIVDVAYNILDPRTRKVSSNAN
- a CDS encoding ABC transporter substrate-binding protein, whose protein sequence is MTTTDRRQFLRMVGIGGATLASIPLLGACGPGSSGDASGASASGKPVKGGTLRVVHLSNFSTLDPHAGISGNDHVYLYPMFDTLVDFDPKTLEPKPGLLSSWEYTSPTTLVLKLQKGVKFHDGVSLDADAVKYNLDRALTLPKSSVAVDLASIDNVQVVADDQVQLNLKQPDTALPLILSDRAGMMVSPKAAAAGSAQFSLAPVGTGPYKFKSAVSGETVEVERFDGYWQPDTAHLDGIKFSIITDPQAAANAMQSGQVDFMIDVDFPDVQKMKNVDGVQVIKSPSLAFQRTPLRMGREPFSDVRLRKAMNYAIDRDGINAAVLQGLGSASYAEVPPEHWAFPKSITPTFKHNVKKAKSLLKEAGYSSGLSIEGIVSTGVPQQIAVAMQSQVAEAGIDMKVTVVDHTQANEMFREKDIGEAFFSGWSGRPDPYQTYAAHYLSASAYVTTYEEPPELQAAFAKTLSSSKIADRKKAFLDLATIGRDNALDLTTVYVPQIAAKSAKVGGYVPNLYGKPKLSQMWLSS